The proteins below are encoded in one region of Casimicrobium huifangae:
- the htpG gene encoding molecular chaperone HtpG, protein MSKQTLSFQAEVAQLLHLVTHSLYSNKEIFLRELISNASDACDKLRYEALGNAALWEDQPNLEVRVAFDKDGKTLTITDNGIGLSQQEAIDNLGTIAKSGTRDFVSKLEASQKADAKEQGALIGQFGVGFYSGFIVADKITVESRRAGLKADEGVRWISGGTGEFEVESITRDKRGTSVILHLRDDALEYASAWRLKSIIGKYSDHISLPILMQKEEWDAEKKENVVRDEWETVNKASALWSRPKKDITAEQYTDFYKQISYDSEAPLAWSHNKVEGSTEYTQLLYIPAKAPQDLWNRDKKAGLKLYVKRVFIMDDAEALMPVYLRFVKGVVDSADLPLNVSRELLQESRDVKAIREGNTRRVLTILDDLASSGDDAEKAKYADFYKEFGAVLKEGLGEDFANRERLSKLLRFASSGVSREGKEGADPSTILPGEMTSLADYKARMKEGQEAIYYITADTLAAAKNSPQLEVFRKKGIEVLLMTDRVDEWALQFLYDFDGTPLQSVAKGAVDLGKLQDEAEKKAAEAAAESFKPVLDKLKDALKDKAQDVRVTTRLVDSAACLVVEDGDMSTQMARMLKQVGQNVPDQKPILEVNAEHALVKKLEASTGDETRFNDLAHIVFDQAMLAEGGLPDDPAAYVKRVNALLV, encoded by the coding sequence ATGAGCAAACAAACCCTTTCCTTCCAGGCCGAAGTCGCCCAACTGCTGCACCTCGTTACCCATTCGCTGTATTCGAACAAGGAGATCTTCCTGCGTGAGCTGATCTCGAACGCTTCCGACGCCTGTGACAAGCTCCGCTATGAGGCGCTGGGCAATGCGGCGCTGTGGGAAGACCAGCCGAACCTCGAAGTACGCGTCGCCTTCGACAAGGACGGCAAAACCCTCACCATCACCGACAACGGCATCGGCCTCTCGCAACAGGAAGCCATCGACAACCTGGGCACCATCGCCAAGAGCGGTACGCGCGACTTCGTCAGCAAGCTTGAAGCCTCGCAAAAGGCCGATGCCAAGGAGCAGGGCGCGCTGATCGGGCAGTTCGGTGTGGGCTTCTATTCCGGCTTTATCGTCGCCGACAAGATCACCGTGGAATCGCGCCGCGCCGGCCTCAAGGCCGACGAGGGCGTGCGCTGGATCAGCGGCGGCACCGGTGAATTCGAGGTGGAGAGCATCACCCGTGACAAGCGCGGCACCAGCGTCATCCTGCACCTGCGCGATGACGCGCTGGAATACGCAAGCGCATGGCGGTTGAAGTCCATTATCGGCAAATACTCCGACCACATCTCCCTGCCGATCCTGATGCAGAAAGAGGAGTGGGACGCCGAGAAAAAGGAAAACGTTGTCAGGGACGAGTGGGAGACGGTGAACAAGGCCAGCGCACTCTGGTCGCGGCCCAAGAAGGATATCACCGCCGAGCAATACACCGATTTCTACAAGCAGATCAGTTACGACAGCGAAGCTCCGCTGGCGTGGAGCCACAACAAGGTGGAAGGCTCCACCGAGTACACGCAGTTGCTCTACATCCCGGCCAAGGCGCCGCAGGACCTGTGGAACCGCGACAAGAAGGCGGGCCTCAAGCTCTACGTGAAGCGCGTGTTCATCATGGACGACGCCGAAGCACTGATGCCGGTCTACCTGCGCTTCGTGAAGGGCGTGGTCGATTCTGCTGATTTGCCGCTCAACGTCTCGCGCGAGCTGCTGCAGGAAAGCCGCGACGTGAAGGCCATCCGCGAGGGCAACACGCGGCGTGTGCTGACCATCCTAGACGATCTGGCGTCTAGCGGTGACGACGCCGAAAAGGCCAAGTACGCGGACTTCTACAAAGAGTTCGGCGCTGTGCTCAAGGAAGGTTTGGGCGAAGACTTCGCCAACCGGGAGCGCCTGTCCAAACTGCTGCGCTTCGCCTCGTCAGGCGTGTCGCGCGAAGGCAAGGAGGGCGCGGACCCGTCTACCATCCTGCCCGGTGAAATGACCTCGCTGGCCGACTACAAGGCACGCATGAAGGAGGGCCAGGAGGCGATCTACTACATCACCGCTGACACACTCGCCGCTGCGAAGAACAGCCCGCAGCTCGAAGTCTTCCGCAAGAAGGGCATCGAAGTGCTGTTGATGACTGACCGTGTGGACGAGTGGGCACTGCAGTTCCTCTACGACTTCGATGGCACGCCGCTGCAATCGGTCGCCAAAGGCGCCGTGGACTTGGGCAAGCTGCAGGATGAGGCGGAAAAGAAGGCAGCAGAGGCCGCCGCCGAATCGTTCAAGCCGGTACTCGACAAACTCAAGGACGCGCTGAAGGACAAGGCGCAGGACGTGCGCGTCACTACCCGCCTCGTCGACTCGGCCGCGTGTCTCGTGGTCGAAGATGGTGACATGTCAACGCAGATGGCGCGCATGTTGAAGCAGGTCGGACAGAACGTGCCCGACCAGAAGCCGATTCTCGAAGTCAACGCCGAACACGCACTGGTGAAAAAGCTCGAAGCGTCCACCGGCGACGAAACCCGCTTCAACGATCTCGCCCACATCGTGTTCGATCAGGCGATGCTCGCCGAAGGCGGTCTGCCGGATGACCCGGCGGCCTACGTGAAGCGGGTGAATGCGTTGCTGGTTTAG
- a CDS encoding DMT family transporter codes for MTLSVQAAANRRGILAMIGAMTSFVINDAFVKYASQSLPGGQLIVIRGLFAIVFLFAGAWWMGLVRGPEARLRDLWQRPVITRSVLDAVSTMTFLTALFHLPLANATAINMAAPLCITLLSVLWLGERIGAMRWLVIAIGFVGVLLIVQPRSEGFNGYSLVCLLSTFFVACRDLYTRRINPGTPSILITIGTAIAVTASGAVLSLFQQWQPVTLAQLAMLAAASVFLSSGYMLLIRAMRAGDVSLIVPFRYSGLLAALTIGFVVWGEIPNALAWAGIALLVAAGLYMVISERARARDRVLESAPE; via the coding sequence ATGACACTCTCCGTTCAGGCCGCCGCCAACCGCCGCGGCATTCTCGCCATGATCGGCGCCATGACGTCCTTCGTCATCAATGACGCGTTCGTCAAGTACGCCAGCCAGTCGCTGCCTGGCGGGCAACTGATTGTCATTCGCGGCCTGTTCGCCATCGTGTTCCTGTTTGCTGGTGCCTGGTGGATGGGGCTGGTGCGCGGGCCGGAAGCCCGCCTGCGCGATCTGTGGCAACGCCCGGTGATCACACGCTCGGTGCTCGACGCTGTGTCGACGATGACCTTTCTCACGGCGTTATTTCATCTGCCACTCGCCAACGCAACGGCAATCAACATGGCGGCGCCGCTGTGCATCACGCTGCTCTCGGTGCTCTGGCTGGGCGAGCGCATTGGCGCCATGCGCTGGCTGGTCATCGCCATCGGGTTTGTCGGGGTGCTGCTGATCGTGCAGCCACGTAGCGAGGGCTTCAACGGCTATTCGCTGGTGTGTTTGTTGAGCACGTTCTTCGTCGCTTGTCGTGACCTGTACACGCGCCGCATCAACCCCGGTACACCGTCAATTCTCATCACCATTGGTACCGCGATTGCCGTCACCGCTTCCGGTGCCGTGCTGTCCTTGTTTCAGCAGTGGCAGCCGGTCACACTGGCCCAACTGGCCATGCTGGCCGCCGCGTCGGTGTTTCTGAGCAGCGGCTACATGCTGCTCATCCGCGCGATGCGGGCAGGTGACGTGTCGCTGATCGTGCCGTTTCGTTACTCCGGGCTACTGGCCGCGCTGACCATCGGCTTCGTCGTATGGGGCGAGATCCCGAACGCCCTCGCGTGGGCAGGCATTGCGCTGCTCGTCGCCGCCGGCCTGTACATGGTCATCTCCGAGCGGGCACGGGCGCGTGACCGTGTGCTTGAGTCGGCGCCGGAGTAG